A single window of Polaribacter sp. SA4-10 DNA harbors:
- a CDS encoding glycosyltransferase family 39 protein, whose translation MNKLLKFIEKNKAISWVLGFQLFRLILLPFMGLMPQDAYYYLYGQNLSLSYFDHPGMIGYILRIFTDVLGHSIFAVKFADFVITSLTILSFYKLASYFLSKQKLERAFVLLASTIFISILSFNSTPDVPLLLFWTLSLICLYKAIFEEKKWFWILGGIAMGLAFNSKYTALVLQIGLIAFLIFSNKYRKLLLSPWFWSCLIISATVTFPVWYWNYQNDFASFVFQSSERTSSITKFEISPKNFFGAIGHQMFLLLPVLFLIIVTFTYKYIKRALLKFKIPQAKTLFLLAFFIPTFVGFFAITPIYWVKLNWMMPSYITGIILAGMFISKKLLKTQIIISIIFHVLVSIQILFFLAPIKSDDTWVGWKELATEVELLQKEYPNTFIFSDDNYKTSACLNFFMDDKIYAQNIIGKNALHFDYLGDDLSTLNTKNAIFIDSDKRFKDKEKKGELNPELQNYFTQITELKPIIIKINNKEERKFWVFYCTNYQTKK comes from the coding sequence ATGAATAAGCTTTTAAAATTCATAGAAAAAAACAAAGCCATTTCTTGGGTTTTAGGGTTTCAATTGTTTAGGCTGATTTTGTTACCTTTTATGGGCTTAATGCCACAAGACGCTTATTATTACTTATACGGTCAGAATTTATCTTTATCTTATTTTGATCATCCAGGAATGATTGGTTACATTTTAAGAATCTTTACAGATGTTTTAGGACATTCAATTTTTGCTGTAAAATTTGCTGATTTTGTAATCACATCATTAACAATTCTTAGTTTTTATAAATTAGCTTCTTACTTTTTATCAAAGCAAAAACTAGAAAGAGCTTTTGTTTTATTAGCTTCTACCATATTTATTTCAATATTATCCTTTAATTCTACTCCAGATGTTCCTTTATTACTATTCTGGACATTGAGTTTAATATGCCTTTACAAAGCAATTTTTGAAGAAAAAAAATGGTTTTGGATTCTTGGTGGAATTGCAATGGGATTAGCCTTTAACAGCAAATACACTGCACTAGTTTTACAAATTGGGTTGATTGCATTTCTAATATTTTCTAACAAATACAGAAAATTATTACTCTCTCCTTGGTTTTGGAGCTGTCTTATTATTTCTGCAACAGTAACGTTTCCTGTTTGGTACTGGAATTATCAAAATGATTTTGCTTCTTTTGTTTTTCAATCATCAGAAAGAACGAGCTCGATAACAAAATTTGAAATTTCACCTAAAAATTTCTTTGGTGCAATTGGGCATCAAATGTTCTTATTATTACCTGTTTTATTTTTGATTATCGTTACTTTCACATATAAATATATAAAAAGAGCTTTATTAAAATTTAAAATTCCACAAGCTAAAACCTTGTTTTTATTAGCTTTTTTCATTCCTACTTTTGTTGGATTTTTTGCCATTACTCCTATTTACTGGGTAAAATTAAATTGGATGATGCCTTCCTATATTACGGGTATTATTTTGGCAGGAATGTTTATCAGTAAAAAATTATTGAAAACTCAAATTATAATTTCTATTATTTTTCATGTTTTGGTTAGTATACAAATCTTGTTTTTTCTTGCCCCTATTAAAAGTGATGATACTTGGGTAGGCTGGAAAGAATTGGCTACTGAAGTAGAACTTTTACAGAAAGAATACCCAAATACATTTATATTTTCTGATGATAACTATAAAACATCTGCTTGTTTAAACTTTTTTATGGATGATAAGATATATGCACAAAATATTATTGGTAAAAACGCATTACATTTCGATTATTTAGGAGACGATTTATCAACCTTAAACACTAAAAATGCTATTTTTATTGATTCAGATAAGCGTTTTAAAGATAAAGAAAAGAAAGGTGAACTTAATCCTGAATTACAAAACTACTTTACACAAATTACTGAATTGAAGCCTATTATAATTAAAATCAATAATAAAGAGGAGAGAAAGTTCTGGGTTTTCTATTGCACTAATTATCAAACTAAAAAATAA
- the trmD gene encoding tRNA (guanosine(37)-N1)-methyltransferase TrmD: protein MRIDIITVSPELLKSPFNHSIIKRAQDKGLAKIYLHDLREYGLGNYRQIDDTQFGGGAGMVLMIAPISNCIKKLQAERVYDEIIYMTPDAKTLNQSVANTLSLKENILILTGHYKGVDQRIRDLFITKEISIGDYVLTGGELAAAVLVDAVVRLIPGVIGDEQSALTDSFQDNLLSPPVYTRPADFEGNKVPDILLSGNFPKIDEWRSEKAYERTAQIRPDLLDE from the coding sequence ATGCGAATAGACATCATTACAGTATCTCCAGAATTATTAAAAAGTCCGTTTAATCATTCTATTATAAAACGTGCACAAGACAAAGGTTTAGCAAAAATCTATTTGCATGATTTACGTGAATATGGTTTAGGTAATTATCGTCAAATAGATGATACACAATTTGGCGGTGGCGCTGGTATGGTTTTAATGATAGCACCTATTTCTAATTGCATTAAAAAGTTACAAGCAGAACGTGTTTATGATGAAATTATTTATATGACACCAGATGCAAAAACATTAAATCAATCTGTGGCAAATACGCTTTCATTAAAAGAAAATATTCTAATTTTAACAGGGCATTACAAAGGTGTAGATCAAAGAATTAGAGATTTATTCATCACTAAAGAAATATCTATTGGAGATTATGTTTTAACAGGCGGAGAGCTAGCTGCTGCAGTTTTAGTAGATGCTGTTGTTCGATTAATTCCTGGTGTAATTGGCGATGAACAATCTGCTTTAACAGATTCTTTTCAAGACAACTTATTATCCCCTCCTGTTTATACCAGACCAGCAGATTTTGAAGGAAATAAAGTACCTGATATTTTATTATCTGGAAACTTTCCAAAAATAGATGAATGGAGAAGTGAAAAAGCATACGAAAGAACTGCACAAATAAGACCAGACCTTTTAGATGAATAA